A genomic region of Enterococcus sp. 12C11_DIV0727 contains the following coding sequences:
- a CDS encoding heavy metal translocating P-type ATPase yields MNHNEEKHMNHQAHQMEGMDHSTMHGDDQMSGMDHGMHMGNFKQKFWFSLVLAIPIIFLSPMMGVDLPFQFTFPGSDWLVLILASILFFYGGEPFLNGAKMELKQKSPAMMTLIAMGISVSYFYSIYAFIMNKLMPQNHVMDFFWELATLIVIMLLGHWIEMNAVSNASDALQKMAELLPDKVKRLNKDGTEEEVSLKQVQENDHLVVRAGDKIPADGVIIKGSTSVDESMVTGESKTVKKNEKDKVIGGAVNGSGTIEILVTGTGETGYLSKVMEMVKKAQTEKSNLESLSDRVAKWLFYIALGAGLLAFIIWWMVDKNISIAFERMVTVFIIACPHALGLAIPLVIARSTSIAAKHGLLLKNRNALEQANDIRYIMLDKTGTLTEGKFTVTGVEMIDPDTTQEEALKVIGALESNANHPLAIGIMNYLTEKKISPYKAENLQSLAGIGLTGVVNGKNVKIVNEKEVEHLAFSFDESMKRQYQEQGNTLSYLIIDKKLLAMIALGDIVKPEAKQFITDLKAQGIVPVMLTGDNKVAAESVAHYLGIDDYHGELLPEDKEKIIQTYTAKGEKVMMVGDGINDAPSLVRATIGVAIGAGTDVAIDSADVVLTDSDPKDILRFLDLAKQTRRKMIQNLWWGAGYNIIAIPLAAGILAPWGILLNPAVGAILMSLSTVIVAANAMTLRIHN; encoded by the coding sequence ATGAATCATAATGAAGAAAAGCATATGAATCATCAAGCTCATCAAATGGAAGGGATGGATCATAGCACAATGCACGGTGACGATCAGATGAGTGGGATGGATCATGGTATGCACATGGGAAACTTTAAACAAAAATTCTGGTTTTCACTAGTTCTCGCCATTCCAATCATTTTTCTGTCTCCGATGATGGGGGTTGATCTTCCATTTCAGTTCACATTTCCAGGTTCAGATTGGTTAGTATTGATCTTGGCTTCGATTCTCTTTTTTTATGGCGGAGAGCCTTTTTTAAATGGGGCTAAAATGGAGCTTAAGCAGAAAAGTCCAGCGATGATGACATTGATTGCGATGGGGATTTCTGTTTCATATTTCTATAGTATTTATGCTTTTATTATGAATAAACTGATGCCGCAAAATCATGTGATGGACTTTTTCTGGGAGCTTGCAACCTTGATCGTTATTATGCTGTTAGGACATTGGATCGAAATGAATGCTGTATCCAATGCTAGTGATGCGTTACAAAAAATGGCGGAATTACTACCTGATAAAGTGAAACGCTTAAATAAAGATGGAACGGAAGAAGAAGTATCCTTAAAGCAAGTCCAAGAAAATGACCATCTAGTTGTACGAGCTGGTGATAAAATTCCGGCTGATGGTGTGATTATTAAAGGAAGCACTTCTGTAGATGAATCGATGGTTACGGGAGAATCAAAAACAGTCAAAAAAAACGAAAAAGATAAGGTGATCGGTGGGGCCGTCAACGGTAGTGGAACAATTGAGATACTGGTGACAGGTACAGGAGAAACTGGGTATCTTTCCAAAGTGATGGAGATGGTTAAAAAGGCGCAGACTGAAAAATCAAATCTTGAATCACTTTCTGATCGAGTGGCCAAATGGTTATTTTATATTGCACTTGGTGCTGGGCTTTTAGCCTTTATTATTTGGTGGATGGTCGATAAAAATATCAGTATTGCATTTGAGCGTATGGTAACAGTCTTCATTATTGCGTGTCCTCATGCATTGGGGTTAGCAATCCCGCTAGTTATAGCTCGTTCTACGTCTATTGCAGCAAAACACGGTTTATTGTTAAAAAACCGAAATGCACTAGAACAAGCCAACGATATTCGCTATATAATGTTAGATAAAACTGGAACCTTAACAGAAGGGAAATTTACAGTTACTGGAGTTGAAATGATCGATCCAGATACAACTCAAGAAGAGGCCTTAAAAGTGATCGGCGCTTTAGAAAGTAATGCAAATCATCCCTTGGCAATCGGAATCATGAACTATTTGACGGAGAAAAAAATTTCACCTTATAAAGCTGAAAATCTTCAAAGTCTTGCTGGAATAGGTTTGACAGGTGTGGTCAACGGAAAAAACGTCAAAATTGTAAATGAGAAAGAAGTAGAACATCTTGCGTTTTCGTTCGATGAATCAATGAAACGACAATACCAAGAACAGGGAAATACATTAAGCTACTTAATTATTGATAAGAAGTTACTAGCAATGATAGCCCTAGGCGATATAGTGAAACCAGAAGCAAAACAATTCATAACCGATTTAAAAGCGCAGGGAATCGTGCCGGTAATGTTGACTGGTGATAATAAAGTTGCTGCAGAATCGGTCGCTCATTATTTAGGAATAGATGATTATCATGGCGAGCTATTACCAGAAGATAAAGAAAAAATCATTCAAACGTACACAGCAAAAGGTGAGAAAGTAATGATGGTCGGTGATGGAATCAATGATGCACCAAGCTTAGTCAGAGCCACAATTGGTGTTGCCATTGGAGCTGGAACCGATGTGGCCATTGATTCAGCTGATGTTGTTTTAACGGATAGTGATCCCAAAGATATTCTTCGATTCCTTGATTTAGCAAAGCAAACACGACGTAAAATGATTCAAAATCTTTGGTGGGGAGCGGGCTACAATATTATT
- a CDS encoding helix-turn-helix domain-containing protein, which yields MEINLKAVGLRVKQIRKQHNYSMARFAKLVGNSSASTVNNWEKGNNLPKQDRLEKIAILGSTTADWIRYGDFEDYVTQLLNEANLQHELNIEQLQQLMLTLKKQKISYTQDLKILTTASKLFPVYFEKNYQFDLSKPHALLISEDSTTYSIEQNDRYRTSFLPMIEALLHDSDQKEVNASVLFLVFDLLKRTESNKHYLSILPLFKMISDIVTNDITYRNKPIAKIVNYDDLTKKYTANKGKPLSEKTVLKKYSQTKKELLDILDEFYSEFNNLQ from the coding sequence TTGGAAATCAATTTAAAAGCTGTTGGACTGAGAGTCAAACAAATCAGAAAACAGCATAACTATTCAATGGCTCGTTTTGCCAAATTAGTTGGAAATTCGAGTGCTAGCACTGTCAATAATTGGGAAAAAGGCAATAATTTACCAAAACAAGATCGGTTAGAAAAAATAGCGATCCTAGGAAGTACAACAGCTGATTGGATACGCTATGGCGATTTTGAAGACTATGTAACTCAATTATTAAACGAAGCTAATTTACAGCATGAACTTAACATAGAACAACTGCAACAATTGATGCTCACCTTAAAAAAACAAAAAATCAGCTATACTCAAGATTTAAAAATATTGACTACTGCAAGCAAACTGTTTCCAGTTTATTTTGAAAAAAACTATCAGTTCGATCTTTCTAAACCTCATGCTTTACTTATTTCAGAAGACTCAACGACGTATAGCATTGAGCAAAATGATCGATACAGAACTAGCTTTTTGCCAATGATCGAAGCTTTGTTGCATGACTCTGACCAAAAAGAAGTCAATGCTTCTGTCTTGTTTTTAGTATTCGACTTATTGAAACGAACTGAATCAAACAAACATTATTTAAGCATTCTACCCCTCTTTAAAATGATCAGTGATATCGTCACAAATGATATTACTTATCGCAATAAACCAATAGCGAAAATAGTGAATTATGATGATCTCACAAAAAAATATACGGCTAATAAAGGAAAGCCTTTATCTGAGAAAACAGTACTAAAAAAATATTCACAAACAAAAAAAGAGTTGCTCGATATTTTAGATGAGTTTTATTCGGAGTTTAATAATCTTCAATAG
- a CDS encoding murein hydrolase activator EnvC family protein, translating into MKKKLLITLSFVLLVNAAPLSVLADDIDQKIETQTKKIEDIVKNENDAKDYLATLETEIATIETEYQTVLSEKQKHEKEMNKLNTDIANLEEKIEKRNEQLQAQARVTQTNHEQESMLAVLLSADSISDAISKALAVNTLVTANNDILTAQKEDKKELDTLKVNLTATLKALEKKTEELEEKEAALAEAKLEQNVKINEIAASLATEKAEKDKFVKQKEEAAKRKEAQLKAIAEEKKKEAEAKAAAEKQAKEVAKTKQAQATAAPTKTIEKEQATPVPDTNTGTNNNEVPANASTPTPPASSGGWSAPVASMTITSGFGVREDPTGISGSFHDGIDFGGASGTPIMAARSGEVVSANYSGMAGNHVVIKHDNGYYSYYLHMSSLSVAAGQSVSAGQMLGGMGTTGNSTGVHLHFSISTGLWSGFVNPAPFIGL; encoded by the coding sequence TTGAAGAAAAAACTACTCATTACACTTTCATTTGTTTTATTAGTAAATGCTGCGCCCTTGAGCGTATTAGCCGATGATATCGATCAAAAAATAGAAACTCAAACAAAAAAAATTGAAGATATCGTCAAAAATGAAAATGATGCGAAAGATTACTTAGCAACTCTAGAAACAGAAATTGCGACAATCGAAACGGAGTATCAGACAGTCCTTTCTGAGAAACAGAAACATGAAAAAGAAATGAACAAGCTAAATACTGACATTGCTAATTTAGAAGAAAAAATTGAAAAAAGAAATGAGCAATTACAAGCGCAAGCACGAGTTACACAAACGAATCATGAACAAGAATCCATGCTAGCTGTTTTGTTAAGTGCAGATTCGATCTCTGACGCTATTTCAAAAGCTTTAGCAGTTAATACATTAGTTACTGCAAATAATGATATTTTAACCGCTCAAAAAGAGGATAAAAAAGAACTTGATACGTTAAAAGTCAACTTAACCGCAACTCTAAAAGCACTTGAGAAGAAAACTGAGGAACTTGAAGAAAAGGAAGCTGCTTTGGCAGAAGCTAAACTTGAGCAGAATGTAAAAATCAACGAAATTGCTGCAAGTCTTGCAACTGAAAAAGCTGAAAAAGATAAATTTGTAAAACAAAAAGAAGAAGCAGCTAAAAGAAAAGAAGCACAATTAAAAGCAATTGCTGAAGAAAAGAAAAAAGAAGCTGAAGCAAAAGCTGCTGCTGAAAAACAGGCGAAAGAAGTGGCGAAAACAAAGCAAGCACAAGCTACTGCCGCTCCAACAAAAACAATAGAAAAAGAACAAGCCACACCTGTCCCTGATACAAATACAGGTACTAATAATAACGAGGTTCCTGCAAATGCCTCAACACCTACTCCACCAGCATCATCTGGAGGTTGGTCTGCTCCTGTAGCAAGTATGACGATCACTAGTGGTTTCGGTGTCCGTGAAGATCCAACGGGTATCTCAGGATCTTTTCATGATGGTATTGACTTTGGTGGAGCCAGCGGCACACCAATCATGGCTGCCCGCTCTGGCGAAGTTGTCAGCGCAAATTATAGTGGTATGGCTGGAAATCACGTTGTGATCAAGCACGACAATGGTTATTACTCCTATTATTTACACATGAGCAGCTTAAGCGTTGCAGCTGGACAAAGTGTTAGTGCCGGACAGATGTTAGGTGGTATGGGGACTACAGGTAATTCAACTGGGGTTCATTTACATTTTAGTATTTCAACAGGTCTGTGGAGCGGTTTTGTTAACCCTGCACCGTTCATCGGATTATAG
- a CDS encoding universal stress protein, giving the protein MINNYSNILVAVDGSKNAELALQHGVAIAKEKNATLYLLSVVDENAISHSSYAYSKVLAEEKEAIEKELLKNIYYATEQGLDDIIPLVEIGNPKEMISTIVPTNQAIDLIIVGATGKGMIQSNQLGTTTSYVVQYAPCNVLVVK; this is encoded by the coding sequence ATGATCAATAACTACTCAAATATCCTCGTTGCTGTCGATGGTTCAAAAAATGCTGAGTTGGCTTTACAACATGGCGTTGCGATTGCAAAAGAAAAAAATGCTACCTTGTACTTATTGTCTGTCGTTGATGAAAATGCAATCAGTCATAGTTCTTATGCCTATTCAAAAGTCCTTGCTGAGGAAAAGGAAGCTATCGAAAAAGAATTATTAAAAAATATTTATTATGCTACTGAGCAAGGATTGGATGACATTATACCGCTTGTTGAAATTGGCAATCCAAAAGAAATGATTTCTACAATTGTTCCAACAAATCAAGCAATCGATTTGATTATCGTGGGTGCAACGGGTAAAGGGATGATCCAATCAAACCAATTAGGTACCACAACCAGTTATGTCGTACAATATGCTCCTTGTAACGTGCTTGTCGTAAAATAA
- a CDS encoding class I SAM-dependent methyltransferase, protein MEKIELKKYWQTIEALEFKGWDFSYLEGRWRQEALPWRYDELVRTHLSSEMHLLDMGTGGGELLLTFAHPFGQTSVTEGWKPNYELLKKKLKPQGVTVTFVDQTNYLNFSNDSFDIILNSHESYDPKEVSRVLKLGGLFITQQVGDQNGMLLSEKLDTKRRRNSFEWSKEVAQEALVKENMDILFADEYFPYQDFLDMEGLIYYVKRIPWEYPDVSVETHFTQLLEIQKELSKKGYLRNQQHRFVLIGKLRE, encoded by the coding sequence ATGGAAAAAATAGAATTAAAAAAATATTGGCAGACTATTGAAGCATTGGAGTTTAAAGGTTGGGATTTTTCATATTTGGAAGGACGTTGGCGACAAGAAGCCTTACCGTGGCGTTATGATGAGCTTGTTCGTACCCATTTGTCTAGTGAGATGCATTTATTGGATATGGGGACTGGTGGAGGAGAGTTATTATTGACATTTGCTCATCCGTTTGGTCAGACATCCGTTACCGAAGGCTGGAAACCTAATTATGAACTGCTAAAAAAGAAGCTAAAACCACAAGGTGTAACAGTTACGTTTGTCGATCAGACGAATTATTTAAATTTTTCAAATGACTCATTTGATATAATATTGAATAGCCATGAGTCATATGATCCAAAAGAAGTTTCTAGAGTATTGAAGCTAGGCGGCCTATTCATTACACAGCAAGTTGGTGATCAAAACGGAATGCTCCTCTCAGAAAAATTAGATACAAAGCGTCGAAGAAATTCTTTTGAATGGTCAAAAGAGGTAGCACAAGAAGCTTTAGTCAAAGAAAATATGGATATCTTATTTGCTGATGAGTATTTTCCGTATCAAGACTTTTTAGATATGGAAGGGTTGATTTATTACGTTAAAAGAATTCCGTGGGAGTATCCTGATGTTTCAGTAGAAACGCATTTTACTCAATTACTTGAGATTCAAAAGGAATTGTCAAAAAAAGGTTACCTTCGGAATCAACAACATCGATTTGTGCTAATTGGAAAGTTAAGAGAGTAA
- a CDS encoding glycoside hydrolase family 1 protein: MKKFPEYFLWGAATSAPQSEGHGSLNGKSPSTWDKWYELNPEKFQLNQGPEDTTKMYEYFKDDAKRMKEINMNSFRTSIAWTRLLPDGKTVNPEAVTFYRHYFAELIANGVKPIINLFHFDMPWWLMEKGGWETRESVEAFAFYADTCFELFGDLVEQWTTFNEPMVHVECGYLYGYHYPAIHDLKKAVQVGFNTLMAHTMAVKSFKERKYQGTIGIILNVSPCYPKSQAQEDLEAAEFADLLNTKSFLDPTVLGTIPAKLIDRLAENELLPDVAENDLELIKKNTVDFIGMNYYQPRRVQAPAKVNKPAVSPADFYDHYDWPDKKINPYRGWEIYPEALYDVALMIKNDYNNIPWYVSENGMGVADEERFLDQTGMIQDDYRIEFMEEHLNQLHKGIQAGSNCFGYHSWTFIDCWSWLNGYKNRYGFYRLDLENDQRSLKKSGIWFKELIDRNGLV; encoded by the coding sequence ATGAAAAAATTTCCAGAATATTTTCTATGGGGCGCAGCAACATCTGCTCCCCAATCTGAAGGGCATGGTTCGCTAAATGGAAAATCTCCTTCAACTTGGGATAAATGGTATGAACTGAATCCAGAAAAATTCCAATTAAACCAAGGACCTGAAGATACGACTAAGATGTATGAGTATTTCAAGGATGATGCTAAAAGAATGAAAGAGATCAATATGAATTCCTTTAGAACATCGATTGCTTGGACTCGTTTGTTACCGGATGGAAAAACAGTTAATCCAGAAGCTGTTACGTTTTATCGTCATTATTTCGCTGAGTTAATTGCTAATGGTGTCAAACCAATTATTAATTTATTTCATTTTGATATGCCTTGGTGGTTAATGGAAAAAGGCGGCTGGGAAACTAGAGAATCGGTGGAGGCATTTGCTTTTTATGCCGATACTTGTTTTGAACTATTTGGTGATTTAGTTGAGCAATGGACAACATTTAACGAGCCGATGGTCCATGTGGAGTGCGGCTATCTATATGGGTATCATTATCCCGCAATTCATGATCTGAAAAAAGCAGTTCAAGTTGGATTTAACACGTTGATGGCTCATACAATGGCTGTTAAAAGCTTTAAAGAGAGAAAGTATCAAGGCACAATCGGAATCATTTTAAACGTTTCGCCGTGTTATCCCAAAAGTCAGGCGCAAGAAGACTTGGAAGCAGCTGAGTTTGCTGATTTATTAAATACCAAAAGCTTTTTAGACCCTACAGTTTTAGGAACGATTCCAGCAAAATTAATTGATCGTTTAGCTGAAAATGAATTATTGCCTGATGTTGCAGAGAATGATTTAGAGCTGATTAAAAAGAATACAGTTGATTTTATTGGCATGAATTATTATCAGCCACGCCGTGTTCAAGCGCCTGCCAAAGTCAATAAACCTGCAGTTTCTCCTGCTGATTTTTACGATCATTATGATTGGCCGGATAAAAAAATAAATCCGTATCGTGGTTGGGAAATTTATCCAGAGGCGTTATATGATGTTGCGCTGATGATCAAAAATGACTACAACAATATTCCCTGGTACGTTTCAGAAAATGGTATGGGTGTGGCAGATGAAGAACGGTTCTTAGATCAAACAGGTATGATTCAAGATGATTATCGGATTGAATTTATGGAAGAACATCTTAATCAGTTACATAAAGGAATTCAAGCAGGCAGTAATTGTTTTGGGTACCATTCATGGACGTTTATCGATTGTTGGTCTTGGCTGAACGGATATAAGAATCGCTATGGATTTTATCGCTTGGATTTAGAAAATGATCAACGCTCTTTAAAGAAAAGTGGTATTTGGTTTAAAGAGTTGATCGATCGAAATGGCTTGGTATAA
- a CDS encoding glycoside hydrolase family 125 protein, whose protein sequence is MSVNYSKSVIEKMKTLVSEQSSNPRWSEVFSNCFDNTLETTVKSSEDDVFVITGDIPAMWLRDSSAQIKPYLAIANEDENIKQLIRGLVDRQIKCILIDPYANAFNQTENGHCYHQDLTEMNGWIWERKYEIDSLCYPIELAYLLWKQTGETKQFSKEFKRAAESIIKVFKIEQRHENSSYRFERFDERPEDTLSNHGLGEPCGYTGMTWSGFRPSDDSCTYNYLVPANMFAVVILGYLKEIFTEIFYDKLLVEQANQLKNEINQGIEKWGIVEHQGQKVYAYEVDGLGNYLLMDDANVPSLLAAPYLGYCSIDDEIYQNTRALILSDVNPYYYEGIKLKGIGSEHTPKEYVWPIALSIQGLTTTSQVEKAELLDILVKTDAGTNHMHEGVNVNDPNQYTREWFSWANMMFCTLLLDYLKIGK, encoded by the coding sequence ATGAGTGTAAACTATTCAAAATCAGTCATCGAAAAAATGAAAACATTGGTATCAGAACAGTCCAGTAATCCTAGATGGAGTGAAGTATTTTCAAATTGTTTTGACAATACTTTGGAAACCACAGTCAAAAGCTCAGAGGATGATGTGTTTGTAATCACTGGTGATATTCCGGCAATGTGGCTGCGAGATTCATCCGCTCAAATCAAACCCTACTTAGCAATTGCAAATGAAGATGAAAACATCAAACAATTGATACGGGGATTAGTTGACCGCCAAATAAAATGTATTTTGATCGATCCTTATGCAAATGCCTTTAACCAAACTGAGAATGGTCATTGCTACCACCAAGATCTTACAGAGATGAATGGTTGGATCTGGGAACGGAAATATGAAATAGATTCGTTATGTTATCCAATCGAATTAGCTTATTTGTTATGGAAACAAACAGGTGAGACCAAACAATTTTCAAAAGAGTTTAAACGTGCTGCAGAATCTATTATCAAGGTTTTTAAAATAGAGCAACGACATGAAAATTCTTCTTATCGTTTTGAGCGTTTTGATGAAAGACCAGAAGATACACTTTCAAATCACGGCTTAGGAGAACCTTGTGGGTACACAGGGATGACTTGGTCTGGTTTTCGTCCAAGTGATGACAGCTGTACATATAATTATTTAGTTCCTGCCAATATGTTTGCTGTTGTTATTTTAGGCTATCTTAAGGAAATTTTTACAGAGATTTTCTACGATAAATTACTGGTTGAACAAGCAAATCAATTAAAAAATGAAATCAATCAAGGCATAGAAAAATGGGGTATCGTTGAACATCAGGGGCAAAAAGTTTATGCTTATGAGGTAGACGGATTAGGAAATTATCTTTTAATGGATGATGCCAACGTACCTAGTCTATTAGCAGCTCCTTATCTAGGGTATTGTTCGATCGATGATGAAATTTATCAAAATACACGTGCCTTAATTTTATCTGATGTTAATCCATATTATTATGAAGGAATAAAGTTAAAAGGAATCGGAAGTGAGCATACGCCAAAAGAGTACGTTTGGCCGATCGCATTATCTATCCAAGGTTTAACGACGACTAGCCAAGTTGAAAAGGCTGAGTTGTTAGACATTTTAGTTAAAACCGATGCTGGCACTAATCATATGCATGAAGGTGTTAATGTGAACGACCCCAATCAATATACCCGTGAATGGTTTTCCTGGGCGAATATGATGTTTTGTACGTTACTGTTAGATTATTTAAAAATAGGAAAATAG
- a CDS encoding MurR/RpiR family transcriptional regulator — MESYIELIIQANQKKFTDVERVIAQYFLDGNKELGIQELAKKLSVSNSSITRFCKKIGLANYKELIYLYKYSSKSTKKQADSSISYVNLNYSLLLNDIIEKLDKDEVKKAALMIDSGRIIHYWGTGYNAFCGEDFQFKFSRLGKIVNVIKDEHSIVMMAHGVQQGDLVVVSSISGNNEAIQEAVKIVSEKNAKVIVITANEKSPYKEFSEAFCLTSSMGKKDMGGISPQIPVLTVIDILYTEILAMYHEDTIKSWIKSEVILKGK, encoded by the coding sequence ATGGAAAGTTACATCGAACTAATCATTCAAGCAAATCAAAAAAAGTTTACGGATGTTGAACGAGTGATCGCTCAATACTTTCTTGATGGGAATAAGGAATTAGGAATTCAAGAATTGGCTAAGAAGCTTAGTGTATCCAATTCTTCAATCACGCGCTTTTGTAAAAAAATTGGTTTAGCTAATTATAAAGAACTGATTTACTTATATAAATATTCTAGTAAAAGCACTAAAAAGCAAGCAGATTCTAGTATTAGCTACGTCAATCTAAATTACTCTTTGTTGCTCAATGACATTATCGAAAAATTAGATAAAGATGAAGTTAAAAAAGCAGCTTTAATGATCGATAGCGGGCGGATCATTCATTACTGGGGAACAGGTTACAACGCTTTTTGCGGTGAAGATTTTCAATTTAAATTTTCACGGCTTGGAAAAATTGTCAACGTGATCAAGGACGAACATTCAATTGTGATGATGGCTCATGGTGTGCAACAAGGTGATCTTGTTGTTGTCTCATCGATTTCCGGCAATAATGAAGCAATCCAAGAAGCGGTAAAAATAGTTTCTGAAAAAAATGCAAAGGTAATCGTAATTACTGCCAACGAAAAAAGTCCATATAAAGAGTTCTCTGAAGCGTTTTGTTTAACAAGCTCAATGGGAAAGAAGGATATGGGGGGGATTTCACCACAAATTCCCGTATTAACAGTGATTGATATCTTATATACAGAAATTTTAGCCATGTATCATGAAGATACGATCAAGTCTTGGATTAAATCAGAAGTAATTTTAAAAGGAAAGTAA
- a CDS encoding PTS sugar transporter subunit IIC produces the protein MKINIEKIQDPLLKIANKVDNNSVLQAIKNAFISSIPFTVVGSFSNLIKMQIDAFFGETAIGQTASAIFGNVYLGTLGIVALLIVFSTSYNYAKELMKKHPEANINPLLATLLAFAAYFVMVPNNVNFADDSAEVIQGYANNFFSYEGMFTALIVGLLAVFLYSVLAKHKIAIKLPGNVPPNVFDSFFALIPISIVLLICSVMKVVIEAFDFNSFMDLVSQLFVQPLTSVGTGLPAIIVVILLEQILWFLGLHGFNIVWGVVSALWLPIFLENVAKFAETKSFADISIAPNTMTNVYAMIGGSGATFGLILAILIFTPKTYSGREVAKLSFIPGLFGINEPIIFGFPIVLNPLMFIPFVFVPVFNAVVAYIVTKIGWVVPLVVLNSGNEPIFISTWILGAFHLSPVILTAVLVVLDVFIYAPFVRMNMKFDESQLLNAQD, from the coding sequence ATGAAAATAAATATCGAGAAAATTCAAGATCCATTATTAAAAATCGCCAATAAAGTAGATAACAACAGCGTTTTACAAGCTATAAAAAATGCGTTTATCAGCAGTATTCCATTTACTGTGGTAGGATCGTTTTCCAACCTGATCAAAATGCAGATCGATGCTTTTTTTGGAGAAACAGCAATCGGTCAAACTGCATCAGCAATTTTCGGCAATGTTTATCTAGGAACATTGGGAATAGTCGCTTTATTAATTGTCTTTTCTACTTCCTATAATTATGCAAAAGAATTGATGAAAAAACATCCTGAAGCAAATATCAATCCACTACTGGCAACGTTATTAGCCTTTGCAGCCTATTTTGTAATGGTACCAAACAATGTTAATTTTGCTGATGATTCAGCGGAAGTTATTCAAGGTTATGCGAATAATTTCTTTAGCTATGAAGGAATGTTTACCGCTTTGATCGTAGGCTTACTTGCTGTTTTCCTTTATTCAGTTTTAGCAAAACATAAGATTGCTATCAAGCTACCAGGGAATGTTCCACCAAATGTTTTTGATTCCTTCTTTGCCTTGATTCCAATTTCGATCGTATTATTGATCTGTTCCGTAATGAAAGTCGTGATTGAAGCGTTTGATTTCAATTCCTTTATGGATCTGGTCAGTCAATTATTCGTTCAACCACTAACATCTGTTGGAACGGGGTTACCTGCTATTATTGTAGTGATCTTATTAGAACAAATATTATGGTTCTTAGGATTACATGGTTTTAACATCGTTTGGGGCGTTGTATCTGCTTTATGGTTGCCAATTTTCTTAGAAAATGTTGCGAAATTTGCTGAAACAAAAAGCTTTGCGGACATCTCTATTGCACCGAATACAATGACAAATGTGTACGCTATGATCGGTGGATCTGGTGCCACTTTTGGGTTGATTCTAGCAATTTTGATTTTTACACCAAAAACGTATAGTGGTCGTGAAGTAGCAAAACTATCATTTATTCCAGGACTATTCGGGATCAACGAACCAATTATCTTTGGCTTCCCGATTGTCTTAAATCCATTGATGTTTATCCCATTTGTTTTTGTACCAGTTTTCAATGCAGTAGTCGCTTATATTGTGACTAAAATTGGTTGGGTCGTTCCATTGGTCGTCTTAAATTCAGGAAATGAACCAATTTTCATCAGCACCTGGATCTTAGGCGCATTCCATCTTAGCCCAGTGATCTTAACAGCCGTTTTAGTTGTTTTGGATGTCTTCATTTATGCACCGTTTGTACGAATGAATATGAAATTTGACGAAAGCCAATTACTGAACGCACAAGACTAG